AGGCCAATTGGCAATATACTGCCTACTTCCAGTAATAATATTAAATATAGAGGTTTTACCTACATTTGGATTACCTATTATGGCTATTTCAAAAGTCATATCTTACCCTCCACAACTTTTTTTATTGCAAAAACCTTTTAAAGGACAACTTTCACAGGTTAAGTTCATTGATTCGAAAGTGTTTGTTTTGACACCGTTTGATAATAAAAAAGGATAAATAATGTTCCAATCACTATCAGAAAGATTAAAATATCTTTTTATATCATCAGTAGATACATTTTCCTGTTGACTATTAATATACTCCATTATTTCGTTTACCATTATTCCACCAGCTTTATTATCTGATTTTTCTGAGAATTATTTTTCTCGACCTTCCTTTACCAAATCCTATTTTTTTACCATTTGCATTAATTAAAACCTTTCCATAATTATTGCTTAAAACCTGAATTTTACTGCCTATAGTAATACCTGTCTTCTCCAATTCTTTTTTTAATAACATTCCGCCTTTAATCATAAAAACTTCATACATTCCCGGACGTGCCTCATCCAAAGTAATATATTCTTCAGTAACATCAACAAAAATACGCTGAGCTTCACTTTTTCTTATCATGATTTTATTATCTTCAATTTTAAATACCATTGGGTCTCCAAATGGTGATTCGTGAACATAAGTTATTTTCTTACCAGGTAATACCCCCATGGCAATAAATCTTTCCTTTATTGAATCTTCAAAATCGAGCCTTACAATTATTCCATCCATTCCTATTATTAAACTGCTTAATGGTATTATCATGGCGAATTCCTCCTAAATAGAATATAAAAACAAAATCAAAAAGTGTTGTGATATTTTTCATTACTATTATACTCTAAATCTGTTAAAAAGAGTCAGAATTAGAGCAAAGGTATTATTACCTATAAAGAATAAAAAATATTTTTTTATCTTTTACCGCAAAAAATCTTTCTTGAAAAAACAAATTCTTTTCTAAATAAAATTTATTTTTACATATTATTATTTTTTATTAACATATAATTTTGCAGCTAACCGATGAGATAATTAAATGACAAAAATTTAATATAACCAGGCATATTATATAACATTTTTATTGATTTTAGATGTAAGTATTTATAATTTTTGTGGTATGATAAAATGGTAAAGATAAAGATAATTACGGAGGAGGAAGTAGTATGAATGTCAGGTCAAAGTATCCAGCTGATATTATGGCAATGGGAGTTTTCTTTTTAGTATTACCATTTTTAATGGTGCCATCATGGGTTTATGAGTATTCAACACAAAAACATCTCGTTTTTGCTCTTTTTTATACTGCTATGTTTTTTGTTTATTTGTTCAAGCTTAATAAAGAAAAATATGAAATTTCTTATTCTCTAAATCACATATATTTCTCGTTATTTGGTCTGGCGTCTGTTTTTTCTTTGATAAACGTATTTATACAAAATAAATATTATTTCAGATATTCTTTTGAAGTAGCTTTATATATCTCAATAATTGTTTTTGTATCCTATATTTTAACAAATAGATTTGGAAAAGACTTCAAATTTATTGAAGATGCGCTGTTTATATTCTTAATAACTGGTTTTATCATTGGAGTAGATGGATTATTAAATAAATTTTTCGGATATGATATATTTTTTGGGAAATATGGTGATCCTTCCCAGAGAATAACCTTAAGAACAACAATAGGAAATCCAAATTTTGTTTCAGACTACATGGGACAAATGATTCCAATAGGAATATATTTTGCATTATCAAAAAACTCTTCTCTTTTAAAAAGAGTCTTTAGTATTATCTCAATATTTGTTATGTTCTGGGTATTATTATTTGCACAAACACGTTCAATTTATTTATCTTTTTTCCTTGGAATGGCAATATTTGCAATATTCTTTTCAATTAGTTTTTTAAAAAATAAAAACGATGAAGATATTAATTATATAAAAAGCAAAAAGTTTTTAATTCCGATGATTTTAATTATTCTTATAATTTCCTTTTTATTAATTATGTTCAATATTCCATCACCATTTAACAAGGGTGGGGAAGTTGTTGCAGCAAAGAGATTCGAAGCAATTACATCGGTATCTTCATGGGATGAAAGAACTTTATCCTGGCTTGCTGCTGTTGAACAGTGGAAAGACCCAAATCATCTATTAAATAGATTTATAGGTGGAGGAATTGTCACTTATCCTGTTTATGCTGTAAGATATATGGCTGATATTCAGGCAAGAAACCCTGAAAAATTTTATTATGCATGGAACAATTTTAAAAGAGCTCATAATGATTACTTACAGGTTTTAGGTGAAACGGGTTTATTTGGTTTTATATCAATAATGTTATTATTATTTGGTTTAATAACTGTTTTCTTTAAAAGAGTTTTTAATATTAAAGACTTCAATAAACTTTTAATGTTCAATTTATTTGCATGGTCACTTACAATTGTAGCAATTCATAGTGCAACTGAATTCCCAATGCATTTACATCCAAATATAATGTCCGCATTGTTTATTATTTCTGTAGCTGTTTCAGAACAGTTTGGAGAAACAAAAAAAGTATCAATTTCTTCTAAAACATTAAAGAGTGTATTTGTTGTATTTTTTATAATTGGAATTCTTGTATCATTTTTAAAAATCAATTCTACAGCGGCAGAAATCTACTTTAAAACCGCCAATGCAGAATATATGAAAATTGATGCTTATCAAAATGTAGTTAAAAACCAAATTCCAAATATAATAAATCAAATTGATACTCAAATAAGTAAATTAAAAAATTATAAAGTATCAAATCCGCTTGAATTACAAAAGATTTCTTCAGAAATACAGAAACTGGAAGATGAAAAGAAAAAATATCTAAATACAAAAAGAGAATAT
This is a stretch of genomic DNA from Marinitoga piezophila KA3. It encodes these proteins:
- a CDS encoding FeoA family protein, translated to MIIPLSSLIIGMDGIIVRLDFEDSIKERFIAMGVLPGKKITYVHESPFGDPMVFKIEDNKIMIRKSEAQRIFVDVTEEYITLDEARPGMYEVFMIKGGMLLKKELEKTGITIGSKIQVLSNNYGKVLINANGKKIGFGKGRSRKIILRKIR
- a CDS encoding O-antigen ligase family protein, giving the protein MNVRSKYPADIMAMGVFFLVLPFLMVPSWVYEYSTQKHLVFALFYTAMFFVYLFKLNKEKYEISYSLNHIYFSLFGLASVFSLINVFIQNKYYFRYSFEVALYISIIVFVSYILTNRFGKDFKFIEDALFIFLITGFIIGVDGLLNKFFGYDIFFGKYGDPSQRITLRTTIGNPNFVSDYMGQMIPIGIYFALSKNSSLLKRVFSIISIFVMFWVLLFAQTRSIYLSFFLGMAIFAIFFSISFLKNKNDEDINYIKSKKFLIPMILIILIISFLLIMFNIPSPFNKGGEVVAAKRFEAITSVSSWDERTLSWLAAVEQWKDPNHLLNRFIGGGIVTYPVYAVRYMADIQARNPEKFYYAWNNFKRAHNDYLQVLGETGLFGFISIMLLLFGLITVFFKRVFNIKDFNKLLMFNLFAWSLTIVAIHSATEFPMHLHPNIMSALFIISVAVSEQFGETKKVSISSKTLKSVFVVFFIIGILVSFLKINSTAAEIYFKTANAEYMKIDAYQNVVKNQIPNIINQIDTQISKLKNYKVSNPLELQKISSEIQKLEDEKKKYLNTKREYENKAFESYKKAKEYFLKSLKANPAFGKSGFYLAQLLAKTPYRLMEIDYNKLTDYMDMKYPEYDFMFKKFEGALDLMPYSSSQIRFTIKNLYLLLKEKTNGNPEVLQALAYIQSLQDEIDQLKSNYTSFNEKNAYRLISKLNVIIFQNLNNLERYFNEDKNIVEEIEKLKKHYYTQFVYWYDKTIEILPGGWNRFPEWEDVYTEYMKIMFNFNGYIGMEKTINNILKIAEKEAKADYYMMKKTRGIPDKSFAFFEDLYFYLKSNGNSELAIKLAEHVTKFYSEVYNYNLLYLERYPDTRYKSRIENFKRVYEFLK